One Sulfolobus sp. S-194 DNA segment encodes these proteins:
- a CDS encoding PaREP1 family protein — MEIPKLLEEVLKKEAFEKGIDEEILLIDKLSRDLDPSTRFTLYKEKANELLSEAKKYLERGDLIQASEKAWGACASIVKAYAEKKGLEHYRHRQLEEVMSKLISTEKDDKLVSDWSICLRLHSNFYEGFMTIEDVKLSLLKVEEFLEVMKRIIERTFQST; from the coding sequence GTGGAAATACCAAAGCTTTTAGAGGAGGTACTTAAGAAGGAGGCTTTTGAAAAGGGGATTGATGAAGAGATTCTGCTTATTGATAAACTTTCAAGAGATCTTGATCCCTCAACGCGTTTCACCTTATATAAGGAGAAGGCAAATGAGCTTCTCTCAGAGGCTAAGAAATACCTTGAGAGGGGGGATTTGATTCAAGCTTCAGAAAAGGCTTGGGGAGCGTGTGCTTCAATAGTAAAAGCATATGCTGAGAAAAAGGGCCTTGAACACTATAGGCATAGACAATTAGAAGAAGTGATGAGTAAATTGATAAGTACAGAAAAGGACGACAAATTGGTTTCTGATTGGTCTATCTGTCTAAGGCTTCATTCGAACTTTTATGAAGGCTTTATGACGATAGAAGATGTTAAACTTTCATTGTTGAAAGTTGAGGAATTCTTAGAGGTTATGAAGAGGATAATAGAAAGGACGTTTCAAAGTACTTAA
- a CDS encoding thermopsin family protease produces MRKYLTLALITVFLIPLISAYALILPQGYFLYIPINVNSLSALIYAIKSNVTVSVALMTPPQFNTFNETGVLKGLVVQNSSLVVNGVLLNPGEYYLVIYSPTQTANITYYYNLTQIEPENSSIYVEEFITIPSNSYYELPIHLSTLGSPSQLVLIGVSNESVKYEVYNNESQLVFESSSVTLTFNYTSFTCYYNISLPKGIYYLYIVNSHTTPALVAFEYRLYPAYVNPYLRSTLYNTTALPYGIATYGVTGDRTYTINTTSVRGFYNISSILAYNGSQSIVPQYGASLQLNAVLVINNKDNTSQILWTQNVISFITNDSAMNYCINIWNITYPSASIINSSIIGKGNLYNSSKQYLYAYGTPYTLYNLPLSGFLGINETVIPGKGVEIIFSETEVQNGTYAYSSAVIDEVLIKDPNISSAYFLVTGSQYTPAGVNSNFGAFYDAELVFGGFADGEITSFKSLTATLSLCYFNGTDYEKFPSYYTFGADTAEASGNLHVTITSQGIAKITVGTPVLGYNVVTSRSPIVIHYPTQTEVKTTTLNKTTTTTVSQITTTTVSQTSAISSQNSSQGSSTVVDIIVGVIVIALFPIVYMIMRRRK; encoded by the coding sequence ATGAGAAAATACTTAACGTTGGCTTTGATAACGGTTTTTTTAATCCCACTAATCTCGGCTTATGCCTTAATCTTACCTCAAGGTTATTTTTTATATATACCAATAAATGTGAACTCTTTATCAGCCTTAATATATGCAATAAAGAGTAATGTTACTGTTAGTGTTGCACTTATGACGCCTCCTCAGTTCAACACTTTTAATGAGACGGGCGTATTGAAAGGTTTAGTGGTACAAAACAGTAGTCTGGTAGTTAACGGTGTTTTACTAAATCCTGGCGAATACTATCTTGTAATATACTCTCCTACACAAACAGCTAACATCACTTATTATTATAATCTAACACAAATTGAGCCTGAGAACTCATCAATATATGTAGAGGAGTTCATAACAATACCCAGCAATAGTTATTATGAGTTGCCAATTCATCTATCAACACTGGGTTCGCCTTCTCAACTAGTACTAATAGGAGTCTCGAATGAGAGTGTAAAATATGAAGTTTATAATAATGAGTCCCAATTAGTGTTTGAATCATCTTCAGTAACCCTTACTTTTAATTATACTTCGTTCACATGTTACTATAATATAAGCCTACCTAAGGGCATATATTATTTGTATATAGTTAATTCTCATACAACTCCTGCACTAGTGGCCTTTGAATACAGATTATATCCTGCATACGTTAATCCGTATTTAAGGTCGACTTTGTATAACACTACGGCCCTTCCATACGGAATAGCAACCTATGGAGTTACTGGTGATAGGACTTACACTATAAATACTACTTCAGTTAGAGGTTTCTACAACATTTCTAGTATTCTAGCCTATAACGGTAGTCAGAGTATAGTACCGCAATATGGTGCTTCACTTCAACTTAATGCTGTATTAGTTATTAATAATAAGGATAATACTTCGCAAATATTATGGACACAAAACGTGATAAGCTTCATTACTAATGACTCGGCAATGAATTATTGCATAAATATATGGAATATCACTTATCCTTCAGCCTCAATCATAAATTCAAGCATAATAGGAAAAGGGAATTTATACAATTCCTCAAAACAATATCTGTATGCTTATGGCACACCTTACACATTATATAATCTGCCCCTCTCTGGTTTTTTAGGGATTAACGAGACAGTTATACCCGGTAAAGGAGTTGAAATTATTTTCTCTGAAACTGAAGTACAGAATGGGACTTATGCATATTCATCTGCAGTAATTGATGAAGTACTTATTAAAGACCCTAATATCTCCTCAGCTTATTTTCTAGTTACTGGGTCTCAATATACTCCAGCAGGAGTAAATAGTAATTTCGGGGCATTTTATGATGCAGAACTTGTGTTTGGAGGGTTTGCGGATGGAGAAATAACTAGTTTCAAGTCACTAACTGCTACACTTTCCTTATGCTATTTTAACGGAACTGACTATGAAAAATTCCCCTCTTATTACACTTTCGGAGCTGATACTGCAGAGGCTTCTGGAAACCTTCATGTTACGATAACTAGTCAAGGAATTGCCAAGATCACTGTTGGTACTCCAGTTCTTGGATACAATGTAGTAACCTCGAGATCTCCAATAGTCATTCATTATCCTACACAGACTGAAGTAAAGACTACTACTCTAAATAAAACTACTACAACTACCGTGAGCCAGATTACTACAACTACCGTAAGTCAAACTTCTGCAATTAGTTCGCAGAATTCTTCGCAAGGATCATCAACAGTTGTGGATATCATAGTTGGAGTAATAGTCATAGCGCTGTTCCCCATAGTATACATGATAATGAGAAGGAGAAAGTGA
- a CDS encoding heavy metal-binding domain-containing protein: MSFRESDILITTAQELPGYKIIEVKGVVIGITVRSRGLGGNIAASFRSLIGGEIKEYVEMAEQARMQALERMIVRAKELGANAVVNVRFDSNELAQNMDEIIAYGTAVVVVKST; encoded by the coding sequence ATGAGTTTTAGAGAAAGTGATATTCTGATTACTACTGCTCAAGAATTACCCGGATATAAGATAATTGAAGTTAAAGGAGTCGTAATTGGAATAACAGTAAGATCTAGAGGGCTGGGAGGTAATATAGCAGCATCTTTCAGAAGCTTAATTGGAGGAGAGATCAAAGAATATGTAGAAATGGCTGAACAAGCAAGAATGCAAGCTCTAGAGAGGATGATTGTAAGGGCTAAAGAGCTAGGTGCAAATGCTGTAGTTAACGTTAGGTTTGATTCTAACGAATTAGCCCAAAATATGGATGAGATAATAGCGTATGGAACTGCAGTGGTCGTTGTAAAAAGTACTTAA
- a CDS encoding DMT family transporter, with the protein MKIVKYLIPYVLISSFNYYFAKEAISSASPIVFNLIRYLISTAIFLSLSKKVIFNKDIIQLAIYTTASSLLWAYGLLYVTPAESAVLSYTMPLFSIPIAFLVLSENPTLIEIFGVIIGFSGVILYGLPLIHGFTLFGSIITIINAVFWATFSVYYRKLREYNPLVINSSQFAIGSIILALLMPIDYKVDLNEQFAYGIAYTSIPGGALSFFLWNMMVKIEKISRVTVLSFSVPILTTLVEYILYRTPPLLIQVIGIILMFIGILFSRIRSLLK; encoded by the coding sequence GTGAAAATTGTAAAATACTTAATCCCTTACGTATTAATAAGTTCATTTAACTATTACTTTGCAAAAGAAGCAATATCTTCTGCTTCTCCCATAGTTTTTAACCTCATTAGATACTTAATATCTACAGCAATATTCCTCTCGTTAAGCAAGAAAGTTATTTTTAACAAAGATATAATCCAATTGGCAATTTATACTACTGCCTCATCGCTCCTTTGGGCGTATGGATTACTCTATGTAACTCCGGCTGAGTCAGCCGTTTTAAGTTATACGATGCCATTATTTTCAATTCCAATAGCCTTTCTAGTGCTATCCGAAAACCCTACGCTAATTGAGATTTTCGGTGTAATCATAGGGTTTTCTGGTGTGATCCTTTACGGTTTACCTTTAATTCATGGATTTACGTTGTTCGGATCAATTATAACAATTATTAATGCAGTATTTTGGGCCACTTTTTCAGTATATTATAGAAAGCTTAGAGAATATAATCCACTGGTAATCAATTCAAGCCAATTTGCTATTGGTTCTATAATATTAGCATTATTAATGCCAATAGACTATAAAGTTGATTTAAATGAGCAATTCGCCTACGGTATTGCATATACTTCCATACCAGGAGGGGCACTGTCGTTCTTTTTATGGAATATGATGGTAAAGATAGAGAAGATTTCAAGGGTTACTGTCTTAAGCTTTTCAGTGCCCATTTTAACTACTCTAGTAGAATATATATTATATAGAACACCTCCTCTATTAATTCAAGTAATTGGAATTATTCTCATGTTTATAGGAATTTTGTTCTCTAGAATAAGAAGTCTATTAAAATAA
- the merA gene encoding mercury(II) reductase, with protein MRVVIIGNGAAAFAALIRANELGVKPIMISYGTIGGTCVNVGCVPSKRMLRIGEVYDYTRKTLGKDIHPDFFKAFEDKQEIVETLRKEKYINVLSSYDVEYVEGKAHFISPREVKVNGKIIEGDKFIIATGSSPQIPDIPGLRELGYWTNVEALSPNRKISSLAIIGGRALALEFAQMYKRLGVDVLILQRSKTVIPNWEPEISLAVQNYLSKDEGIYIVTDVKIKEIKKGNEGKVIVTDKGEAEVDEILVATGRRPNVDLNLDVAGVKLNEKGGILVNETLQTTNPNIYAAGDVIGDLMLESLAGKEGSVAAENAILNSGKKIDRLSIPQVIFIEPNVARVGLTYIEAQREYAVESRVVKMSSVAKARILREPQGLIKMNVEKNTKRILGVQMFGKYAAEVINEAALAIRLRTTIDDIIDTVHVFPTMAESLKLAAMSFYRDVNKMSCCVD; from the coding sequence ATGAGAGTAGTAATTATAGGTAACGGTGCAGCAGCATTCGCCGCATTAATAAGGGCTAACGAACTTGGAGTCAAACCGATAATGATTAGTTACGGCACTATAGGTGGGACTTGCGTTAATGTAGGTTGTGTACCCTCAAAAAGGATGCTAAGAATAGGTGAAGTTTACGATTACACAAGAAAAACTTTAGGAAAAGATATACACCCAGATTTTTTCAAAGCGTTTGAAGATAAGCAAGAAATAGTTGAAACCTTAAGAAAAGAAAAATATATCAACGTTTTATCCTCATATGACGTAGAATACGTGGAGGGAAAAGCACACTTTATCTCTCCCAGAGAGGTAAAAGTTAACGGTAAAATAATTGAGGGAGATAAGTTCATAATTGCAACAGGCTCTTCTCCTCAAATACCAGATATACCGGGGTTAAGAGAACTCGGTTATTGGACTAATGTAGAAGCTTTATCACCAAACAGAAAAATCTCCTCATTAGCAATTATAGGTGGAAGAGCTTTAGCATTAGAGTTTGCACAGATGTATAAAAGGTTAGGAGTAGACGTTTTAATACTTCAAAGAAGCAAAACAGTAATACCAAACTGGGAACCGGAAATTTCACTCGCAGTTCAAAACTACTTGTCAAAAGATGAAGGTATATATATTGTTACAGACGTTAAGATCAAGGAAATTAAAAAAGGAAATGAAGGAAAAGTGATAGTAACTGACAAAGGGGAGGCAGAAGTAGATGAAATTTTAGTAGCAACCGGAAGAAGACCTAATGTAGATTTAAACTTAGATGTAGCTGGAGTAAAACTGAATGAGAAAGGGGGAATATTAGTTAATGAAACACTTCAAACGACAAACCCTAATATTTACGCTGCAGGTGATGTAATTGGAGATTTAATGCTTGAATCTTTAGCCGGTAAAGAAGGTTCAGTGGCCGCTGAAAATGCTATACTAAACTCTGGCAAAAAGATAGACAGACTTAGTATACCTCAAGTAATATTCATAGAGCCAAACGTTGCAAGGGTAGGACTTACTTACATAGAAGCACAGCGTGAATATGCAGTTGAATCAAGAGTAGTTAAGATGAGTAGTGTTGCAAAAGCCAGAATATTAAGAGAACCACAAGGATTGATAAAAATGAACGTTGAGAAAAATACAAAGAGAATATTAGGAGTACAAATGTTTGGAAAATATGCAGCTGAAGTAATAAATGAGGCTGCATTAGCAATTAGATTAAGAACAACAATAGACGATATAATAGACACTGTACATGTATTTCCTACAATGGCTGAGAGCTTGAAACTAGCTGCAATGTCGTTCTATAGAGATGTAAATAAAATGAGTTGTTGCGTTGACTAG
- a CDS encoding aspartate aminotransferase family protein: MEDDKKIIREHTFKTWSKQSNWKPIIITRGMGVYFYDSEGKKYLDFSSQFVNVNLGYGNERVINAIKEQLDTLQYINPSFGTLTRVKASKALLEIMPRNLTKFFFSTSGTEANEAAIKVSRLYKKPAYKILARYRSYHGSTEASISLTGDYRRWFVEPNTMPGIVRFPEPYCFRCPLKLKYPECNLACANYVDYIIKQEKNVAAIIVEPITGTNGVIVPPKEYMPLLWKIAKENDVLLITDEVMTGWGRVGEWFAVNLWNIEPDILTTAKAASASYVPIGVTAFNKEIGEFFEDKVFAHGHTFEAHPVSLAAILEVIEEYKRLNLLSHVKVMGEYLGKRLLELKERHKSIGDVRGVGLFWAIELVKDKNNTPFGDYEDKYEGKSTLVDVISKKALEKGVYVYNGPSWLIISPPLIINKEEIDQGIETLDEMIKEADNAFKN, from the coding sequence ATGGAAGATGATAAGAAAATTATAAGAGAACATACTTTCAAGACATGGAGTAAACAGAGTAATTGGAAACCAATTATTATAACGAGAGGTATGGGAGTTTACTTTTATGATAGTGAAGGTAAAAAATATCTAGATTTTTCATCACAATTTGTGAATGTGAATCTTGGTTACGGAAATGAAAGAGTAATAAATGCAATAAAAGAGCAACTTGATACTTTGCAATACATTAATCCTTCTTTTGGTACATTAACTAGAGTTAAAGCATCTAAAGCACTTCTAGAAATAATGCCAAGAAACCTTACAAAGTTCTTCTTTTCTACATCTGGTACAGAAGCTAATGAAGCCGCAATAAAAGTAAGCAGACTATATAAGAAACCTGCATATAAGATATTAGCCAGATATAGGTCATATCACGGATCTACTGAGGCATCAATTTCACTAACCGGTGACTACAGAAGGTGGTTTGTAGAACCAAATACAATGCCTGGTATAGTGAGGTTTCCGGAGCCTTATTGTTTCCGATGCCCGTTAAAGCTTAAATATCCAGAGTGTAATTTAGCATGTGCAAATTACGTTGATTATATAATAAAGCAAGAGAAAAATGTTGCTGCAATTATAGTAGAACCAATAACCGGAACTAACGGTGTTATAGTACCTCCCAAAGAATATATGCCCCTACTTTGGAAAATAGCCAAAGAGAACGATGTTTTATTAATAACCGATGAAGTGATGACTGGTTGGGGAAGGGTAGGAGAGTGGTTCGCTGTTAACTTATGGAACATAGAGCCGGATATTTTAACTACTGCTAAAGCTGCCTCGGCCTCTTATGTTCCAATAGGAGTAACTGCATTTAATAAGGAGATAGGTGAGTTTTTTGAAGATAAGGTATTTGCTCACGGTCATACGTTCGAAGCACATCCCGTATCATTAGCTGCAATACTGGAAGTAATTGAAGAATACAAGAGGTTAAACCTATTATCACATGTTAAAGTTATGGGAGAATACTTGGGGAAAAGGTTACTTGAGCTTAAGGAGAGACATAAGAGTATTGGTGATGTTAGAGGAGTTGGATTATTTTGGGCTATAGAATTAGTTAAAGATAAGAATAATACACCTTTTGGTGATTACGAAGACAAATATGAGGGAAAGTCTACATTAGTAGATGTTATATCTAAAAAAGCATTAGAGAAGGGTGTTTACGTATATAACGGACCATCATGGCTTATAATTTCTCCACCCCTTATCATAAATAAAGAAGAGATAGATCAAGGCATAGAAACACTAGATGAAATGATAAAGGAAGCGGATAACGCATTTAAAAATTAA
- a CDS encoding Lrp/AsnC family transcriptional regulator — protein MDEIDLRILKILQKDAKCSLEDLSTELKIPKSTVAYRIKKLESLNIIRGYYAQIDPTALDLDYIVISSVRVKYGKDYHTELGSKIASIPGVWGVYFVLGDTDFIVIARYRNREEFMKNYLERLTSMPEVERSSTQVVVKIIKESPNMVIWW, from the coding sequence ATGGATGAAATAGATCTAAGAATTCTAAAAATACTTCAGAAAGATGCAAAATGCTCATTGGAAGATTTAAGCACCGAACTGAAAATACCCAAGTCAACCGTAGCGTATAGGATTAAGAAATTAGAATCCTTAAACATCATAAGAGGATATTATGCTCAAATAGATCCTACTGCATTAGACTTGGATTATATTGTAATTAGCTCCGTAAGAGTCAAATATGGCAAAGATTATCATACGGAGTTGGGATCAAAGATCGCTAGCATCCCAGGTGTGTGGGGTGTATATTTTGTACTAGGTGACACGGATTTCATAGTAATTGCTAGGTATAGGAATAGAGAAGAGTTCATGAAAAATTATTTAGAGAGACTAACAAGTATGCCTGAGGTTGAAAGGTCTAGTACACAAGTTGTGGTTAAAATAATTAAGGAATCCCCTAATATGGTTATTTGGTGGTAA
- a CDS encoding TRASH domain-containing protein: protein MKFRINTSELRCEYCGGELTEDNIYVRVINGKEHYFCCSHCADKYEQRIKM from the coding sequence ATGAAATTCAGAATAAATACCTCAGAACTAAGATGCGAATATTGTGGCGGAGAATTAACGGAAGATAATATTTATGTTAGAGTAATAAACGGTAAAGAACATTATTTCTGTTGTTCTCACTGTGCTGACAAATATGAACAGAGGATTAAAATGTGA
- a CDS encoding metalloregulator ArsR/SmtB family transcription factor encodes MEPLLTELERLFSALSDRTRLSITLLLLEKGELTVDEISKDLKKSQSLISHHLSCLRNCGIVKVRKDGKYSLYSIASDNVAELIKVAMRIIKDYSESILGCEVLNEEKHVVKS; translated from the coding sequence GTGGAGCCTCTATTAACCGAGTTAGAAAGATTATTCTCTGCTTTGTCAGATAGGACTAGGTTAAGTATAACACTTTTACTTCTAGAAAAAGGAGAGTTAACTGTAGATGAGATTAGTAAGGATTTGAAAAAGTCTCAGTCTCTTATTTCTCATCATCTATCTTGTTTAAGGAACTGCGGAATTGTTAAGGTGAGAAAGGATGGAAAATACTCTTTATATTCTATTGCAAGTGATAATGTTGCAGAGTTGATAAAAGTGGCTATGAGGATTATAAAGGACTATAGTGAGTCAATACTGGGTTGTGAAGTTTTAAATGAGGAAAAGCATGTTGTAAAGTCTTGA
- a CDS encoding DNA-binding protein, producing the protein MITVADTSFLIDWVRYSKRDLIFQLFNLIYLPDSVFNEVRSERTLLWIAQGLENNKLAIFPELPQIREEALRLVYETRRLPVRPVDYPEAYCVVVGKVEGYTVLTENGSAVALINYYKEYRDVKIMRALEVLIQLHNRGLITDIRNEIEEYNKQTGHRFSSKDLSGYDLI; encoded by the coding sequence ATGATTACAGTTGCTGATACTTCTTTTTTAATAGATTGGGTTAGATATTCGAAACGTGATCTAATCTTCCAACTTTTTAATCTCATCTATCTTCCTGATTCCGTATTTAATGAAGTGAGAAGCGAAAGAACTCTTTTATGGATAGCTCAAGGCTTAGAAAATAATAAGCTTGCAATATTTCCTGAGTTACCACAAATTAGGGAGGAGGCACTAAGGCTAGTTTATGAGACCAGAAGGCTTCCCGTAAGGCCAGTTGATTATCCAGAGGCTTATTGCGTAGTTGTAGGTAAGGTCGAAGGTTATACAGTGCTTACGGAAAACGGCAGTGCTGTTGCTCTCATAAATTACTATAAGGAATATAGGGACGTTAAGATAATGAGGGCATTAGAGGTGCTAATTCAACTTCATAATAGGGGTCTAATTACAGATATAAGAAATGAAATTGAGGAGTATAATAAGCAGACTGGGCATAGGTTTTCAAGTAAAGATTTAAGTGGCTATGATTTAATTTAA
- a CDS encoding zinc-ribbon domain-containing protein codes for MAYNPYGGYPPPQSPPGGYPPPYGQSPYGQPSAIFMCEQNMGLGGQQQMVPLQYPVNLQFVVQQVQMYLMGQGFNVFPFVGQNMAVIQAQHNSLLGMITDKNVSYTIRICQGNMGGQWVAVVETGITNLMQDLLTLAGVGGGTFLIGDEVLHNKLVELLGGGLTAYDAYNLYKDYANEQQLINTVMMALMSAPPLYQQGMYPQQPGMYPQGGMYQQPGMYPQPGYQPNPYMQPSNPAYPNPPQQPQQQQKPVTPQPQQVKKIKCWKCGEEVDADAKFCPYCGASLAPIKCPKCGYVNQAGAKFCSNCGYQLTQTQTQ; via the coding sequence ATGGCTTATAATCCTTATGGAGGATACCCGCCACCACAATCACCACCAGGGGGCTACCCGCCACCCTATGGACAGTCACCTTATGGACAACCATCAGCAATATTTATGTGCGAACAAAATATGGGATTGGGCGGGCAACAACAAATGGTACCATTACAATATCCAGTAAATCTACAATTTGTTGTTCAACAAGTCCAAATGTACTTAATGGGTCAAGGTTTTAACGTTTTTCCCTTCGTAGGTCAAAACATGGCTGTTATACAAGCACAGCATAATAGTTTGCTAGGAATGATAACTGATAAAAACGTAAGTTACACAATAAGAATTTGCCAAGGCAATATGGGTGGTCAATGGGTTGCTGTAGTGGAAACTGGTATAACTAATTTAATGCAAGACCTACTAACTTTAGCCGGTGTTGGTGGTGGAACTTTTCTTATAGGTGATGAAGTTCTTCACAATAAACTAGTAGAATTATTAGGTGGTGGTCTTACAGCATACGATGCTTACAATCTTTATAAAGACTATGCTAATGAACAACAATTAATTAACACAGTCATGATGGCTTTAATGAGTGCACCTCCGCTTTATCAGCAAGGAATGTACCCACAACAACCAGGAATGTACCCGCAAGGTGGCATGTACCAACAACCAGGAATGTACCCACAACCCGGTTATCAGCCTAATCCTTATATGCAACCAAGTAATCCTGCATATCCTAACCCTCCACAACAACCTCAGCAACAACAAAAACCAGTTACTCCTCAGCCTCAACAAGTAAAGAAGATAAAATGTTGGAAATGTGGTGAGGAAGTTGATGCTGATGCAAAATTCTGTCCTTATTGTGGCGCATCATTAGCCCCAATAAAATGTCCAAAGTGCGGTTATGTAAATCAAGCTGGAGCAAAGTTCTGTTCTAACTGCGGTTACCAACTTACGCAGACACAAACACAATGA
- a CDS encoding MFS transporter — translation MSDSELLYRLDSLKYRPYPRYVVALAAISFFLVFWDVYNIGFVLPIAADQLGVAINSFLYALPITTGLIGYVAGELVLGRVSDLYGRRIGLMITLILTALGSLLAALSLNFIELSIFRFIIGLGIGAEIAIIPTYMSEITPPHLRGTFVGWTTAVGMIEILPVGAMAFFIVPLISWGWRLMLGIGSLVAIPALLLRFLYLPESPRWLILKGKVKEAEKVISKMEDFVKNKYGSLERISTSKGEAFIRTSGFRVILKRPYLERWLLMFVVWFSYYLGDYALVSVVPTLFIVHGFTVTKSYLYFFLSSSGDSVGSFSGMYLSDKLERKYLGLIIMILSAIFFPLWGLGIGGDPGIILFGFLVFFTQGFWLPVIYGYTAEIFPTEVRATGMFFTDGLGHIGGAISPYVILPIAFSAGFLGLGGYVSAFTAMGLSALVAGILVGLLGPKTLKKRLALLRT, via the coding sequence ATGTCTGATTCTGAATTGTTATACAGATTAGACAGTTTAAAATATAGACCATATCCTAGATATGTTGTTGCGCTGGCTGCAATAAGTTTTTTCCTAGTTTTCTGGGATGTTTATAACATAGGCTTTGTATTACCTATAGCAGCCGACCAGTTAGGTGTCGCCATTAATAGCTTCCTTTATGCGCTACCCATAACTACAGGATTAATAGGTTATGTAGCAGGAGAACTTGTTCTAGGGAGAGTATCTGATTTATATGGAAGAAGAATTGGCTTAATGATCACTCTAATTTTAACCGCGCTAGGATCGTTATTGGCTGCATTATCTCTTAATTTCATAGAACTTTCAATATTTCGATTTATAATCGGATTAGGAATAGGAGCAGAAATAGCTATAATTCCAACTTATATGTCAGAAATAACTCCGCCTCATTTACGAGGCACCTTTGTAGGATGGACTACTGCAGTAGGGATGATAGAGATCTTACCAGTTGGCGCTATGGCGTTCTTTATAGTTCCATTAATAAGTTGGGGCTGGAGATTGATGCTTGGAATAGGTTCTTTAGTCGCAATACCCGCATTATTGTTAAGATTCTTATATTTGCCTGAGTCGCCTAGATGGTTAATATTAAAAGGAAAAGTAAAAGAAGCGGAGAAAGTTATATCAAAAATGGAAGATTTCGTAAAGAATAAGTACGGCTCGCTAGAGAGAATCTCCACATCAAAAGGAGAAGCTTTCATAAGAACCTCAGGATTTAGAGTGATTCTTAAAAGACCTTATTTGGAAAGATGGCTACTCATGTTTGTTGTATGGTTTAGTTATTACTTAGGCGATTATGCCCTTGTTTCAGTAGTTCCTACCCTCTTTATAGTGCATGGATTTACAGTAACTAAAAGCTACTTATATTTCTTCCTATCAAGTTCTGGTGATTCTGTAGGATCGTTTAGCGGAATGTATCTCTCAGATAAATTAGAGCGGAAGTATTTAGGGTTGATAATAATGATACTGTCAGCAATATTCTTTCCATTATGGGGATTAGGAATAGGTGGGGATCCGGGTATTATATTATTTGGGTTTTTAGTATTCTTTACTCAAGGCTTCTGGTTACCAGTAATTTATGGTTATACCGCAGAGATATTCCCTACAGAGGTTAGAGCTACTGGAATGTTTTTCACGGATGGGTTAGGACACATTGGAGGTGCAATCTCTCCTTACGTAATTTTACCAATAGCCTTTTCTGCAGGATTTCTAGGATTAGGGGGATACGTGTCGGCATTTACAGCAATGGGTCTAAGTGCCCTAGTTGCAGGAATTCTAGTAGGTTTATTAGGTCCTAAAACATTAAAGAAGAGGTTAGCATTGTTGAGGACTTAA